Part of the Zingiber officinale cultivar Zhangliang chromosome 6A, Zo_v1.1, whole genome shotgun sequence genome, ctattcagataatagaccgagcagttaagaaattacagaacaaggaggtaccattagtaaaagttatttggcaaaatcacaccacagaagaggcaacttgggagcataagacagaagtacccagagttattctaagttcgaggacgaactttttataaggtatgggggattgtaacgctcgaaaattctcaaaattattttagaaatattttataatttttttggaattttagaatatttttatggaatttttagagtagcggaagtagcaaaaataaatagaaacgtaaaatagcttaagcgggaatcgaacccgagacctattgggtcctacgacttatagtggactctagtaaccaagtgaacccaacagggccgtgctgaaaggaaaggggaacaattatatttatatttgagttgggccgaattacccacttaatataaatagggaattaagtgaggagttttaatttttaccgtgacttacctctcctccctcaccctagtcacgccgcccccttctcctcttctttctctcggcgcaccaagacCAAGAAGGCTAGGTTTCCGTCCCAacggccataggagcaccttccggcgacgactctgaCACGAGGATgtttctctccgcgagaagaacgcgtggacgcaagagaatcgtcgagaagatcgtccccaccggaaaactagcgactagatttgtaagaaaactagcgcaacaggtaagaaacccctcacctgcagtataagtagtttccgtatgaattttatacttcagtttagtagtatgtagattttcggcacaaaagatgcgaattagtgcataccaagtgttcgattgaattattagcacggttaaaatgcaacttaagtattttactagcttagctaaatgcaatagaagcattcattcagtatgtttagctttaggacagcttatatgggactacggtccaatgggtgggctcccacagtcgtctctaggttcagataacctagctataggttcagataacctagctctaggttcagataacctagaaatagcaatataagaagaatttagctataatcagtattttattttagcagtggcactgtactggattaaatatccattgggttgggctcccatagtcgtccctatgttcagctaacctagtaaaccctactagattcggaatttgcaaccccgggtttagttagggatgcgcgcacagcaagtacagttgtcgggcccatcagcagcatgtttagtattttcatctattatatatttATAGTTATCAAACGCTCACAAGATAGTTATGTGAATTTGGTATAGCTTCAGCATTTGTCtagcattagcttagctcagcttgtTGTATCAGTGTAGTTTTCATTATTGATAcatatgatagttctatgattagttttggtttccatgttgtaTGATACTATGTCATGCCCTCACCTGTTCAGCATATAtatttcgaatagcatgttttcaaaacataaattgcatcgtatgcatgttttgtgaggtagatggtttcttactaagctctcaagcttacagatactatttttccttatattgcagataaaggtaaagggaagatgtactagcggaggctggaggtcaatgcaatgatgaaaatgtgtgtggatggaacctggaataaagaccttggaagaactagaacctttaagaacttagtgtttcttatcatgttactctttgcttattcagcacctaaatgcatggaattatagaaaatctgcttagattgttagtaagcatatttagaatgctagttgtttgatattagaatgttctccagttattttagaacttatgtaggtgagtttggcacgaaacagtgctgaaatcagagctttgctgtgaaatcagaaaccccaatcgatcagcggatcgattggggccctcaatcgatcagcggatcgattggggaggctggttccgcgaacagtaagcttctggatcgatcagtcgatcgatccagtcgcattctgtcgcatacagtaagcttctggatcgatcagccgatcgatccagtcgcattctgttgcgaacagagagtttggggatcgatcgttcgatcgatcaggaaatcgctcccgcgaacagagagttctggaatcgatcattggatcgattggccagtctggatcgatcagccgatcgatccagaatattaacccgagcacagtagccatcggaatcgatccatggatcgatccaatagcttgcaatcgattgagttcaatctggatcgattgggaagatgggtttcgaccaagaaacccggtaattcagctccttgaccataggggatgtaggatatgccatgtataccttagattgcatcccttagcacatgtaggaccaagaacttgtgttagcttagtaaagttttaattggtacagctttccgcacctagactagtaatggtcatggatatagcttagcacagcatattgtaacggtccagccttacagcctagccagtagaaggcgggtcgttacatatccGATCATTTAATGAGTATAGGTATACCATCAAAGATTCTATACCCGATAAATATAAGGATGAAGAATATAGAATCCGATCCAAATCCGACCCATTACCATATCTAATTTCAATCTACGCAATTATTTTTGTTCATGTCATAATTTTTGCTTCCTACCGACGGCTCCAACTGGTGGCCCCGTGAGGGCGCCGGATGTGTCAGTGTGGCCCAACGAATGACCTTGGAGGTCGCTCGTGGTCGGAGGTGCTCGGAGGTTGGCGACCCCTGCTTCCGTCCAAATCGTGTTGAAAGCAATTCTCTAACAACGTTTCAAACTACACAACTATTTTTGTTCAtgccatcatttttgcttcctACTGGCGGCTCCTGCCGATGGTTCCGCGAGGGCGCTGCGTGCGTTACTACGGCCCAACAGAGTGACCTTGGAGGTCGCTTGCGGTTGGAGGTGCTCGCAAGGCTGGTAGCCCCCCAAGGGCGAGCAACCTTCAAGGTTGCTCGCGGGTCTGCAACCCCCCGAGGGTGAAATACCTCTGGCGGCACCACGAGGGCGAACGACCTCGAGGGTCGCTCGTGGGGCCGGCGGTCCTCGCGTGGACGAGAGTTCGCGGGGCTGGCAGTCCTCGTGTGGGCAAGCACTCACGAGGCCGGCGGTCCTCGCGTGGCAGAGCGCTCGCGGGGCCAGCGACCCTAGCATGGGCAAGCGCTCGCGGGACCGATAGCCCTCCGAGGGCGAACCACCTCGAGCTTGGAGGCTGTTCTCGAAGCCGTCGGCCCCGCGAGGGTGAGAGTGAGCAACCTCCGACCGAGAGGCATTCTGCCGGAGGTCGAGTGGCGGTAGAAGATGACATGCAAGGAGGCGTTCCTTCGCCAGCACGTTGCGAAGTTACACAACATGCTCCGCAGCCAGCAGTTGGCCAACTACGAGCTCGAGACCTCGGAGGTTGCTCACGATCGGAGGTAAGCCCCATGATTCTCTGTTTCTTCCTTCGTGTagcttttcttttctctctccctcCTATTCTTTCTCTGCACTTCTCTTTCACCATTCTTTATGAAATTTTGTCCGCCGTCAATTTCTTGCCCTTACCTTTCCATAAACATAGCCTAAGGGCGATTACTTACAATCTAATGCTGGATTACTGAAGTTGATGAATGTTCAAGAATCCAACTAATCAAATCAGGAAGACACGACGCTAGATTCCAGACGCGTCCCTGTTCTCACTGTCTTGTGGCCCTAAGTAGTTTTGCTTGACCACGCCTGGACTGCCGGTGCAGTTCTGTTCTCGACCGCAACGCACACTTTGCTTCCTCGTCACGCCATCGCTCGGACAACTCGCAAACCAAATTGCCTTTTGCCTGCTCTTTTGGATAGGCATGGGACGGGCCAACTATAAGACCAGCTGCTCGGATGCAATTCACAAACCAAATGGCTTCGTTATTATTGTCCTTCTCTCCCTGCAATTCCGACTCCCTCGTTTGGAGGCCTTCCCTCTCACAATCTCCCACTATCTCATCAGCATACAAGCCCTCCTCCGTCCACCGCCGCCGCGGGTGTTCACGGAGGAGTCCGCCGCGCCTCCTCGTGGCCAACCCCTCCTCTCCTGTCGCCCCGAGCCCTGCCGTGGATGACAACCACGACGCGGAGGAGGCCTCATCGTCCACTCGATCGGAGCCTGCCTTCTCCTGGAGGGATCATTGGTACCCTGTCTCCCTCATCGAGGACCTCGATCCGCGCGTCCCCACCCCCTTCCAGCTCCTCAACCGCGATCTCGTTATCTGGAAAGATCCCAACTCCGGCAACTGGGTCGCCTTAGATGACCGCTGCCCTCACCGTCTCGCGCCTCTATCGGTATTGATCTCCGCTTTCCGCAAAAATTTTCGCGTCGGTGAGTTTGATTGATGGTGTTTCGTGTATCCGGGCAGGAGGGAAGGATCGACGAGAGCGGTTACTTGCAGTGCTCGTATCATGGATGGTCCTTCGATGGGAGCGGCGCGTGTTCCCGGATCCCGCAGGCAGCGAGCGAAGGGCCTGAAGCGCGAGCAGTTCGATCGCCCAGAGCTTGCGCAATCAAATTTCCTACCCTGGTCTCGCAGGGTTTACTGTTTGTCTGGCCCGATGAGAAAGGTTGGGAGAAGGCCACTGCTACCCAACCTCCCATGTATGTTTGCCTACAAAATAGATTCGATTATCACGTTCCTGAATTACATTATGTAAGTTGTTTTTTACTTTGACTTAGGTTGCCAGCAGAATTTGATGATCCCAATTTCTCCACCGTGACTATCCAGCGTGACCTGTTCTATGGCTACGATACACTCATGGAAAATGTCTCGGATCCGTCTCACATAGAATTTGCACATCACAAGGTAGTATCGTACGTTGCATTGATATTGAAATTTTAATCGATTTTATATCTGGTTTCCCTTTGTTGGTAGTGAAACTACTCCTCTGCCATTTAAATTCTCCTATCGTGTTGTATATGTTTTAGCTACTTTTACTACCACCAGATTGTTTTCTGGATTGCCAAAAGCGTTGTGTGCGGATGCTGGTACTCTAGAACCTCCCAGCGATTGAGCAAAATCACTAGACATCTGTAGTCAGTGTATTGTGCAAGAAAGCGCCACACTTCCCAACTGTGGTGAGTAGGATTTGCTATTTTAGGAAGATTTTTAAGTCAAAACAAAAGGGAAAAAAGACATAAAAATTCTAGATAGGAAATATTTCTATATTCATGGTTAACCAAAGATATAGTATTTATCTGATATAATTTGTTGATAGTTATATGGAATTTTTATATATCAAGGTTTTCACCATGTATATAAGGGGATTACccaaactaacttactttttaaaGTGTTAGTTGCTAAATAAATCATGAACTTCAcacattttaatattttttttagaaattaataaatcTATCATGAAATTTGTAAATTTGTTCTAATCTATCACAAAAATAAATTGTTGTCAAATTATCATCAAGTGATGAGATGATACTATGCCTAGGTAGCACCAACTCAAGTGCAACATCATATCCTATTAAATTCaatcaactaaaaaaaaaaaatcctaaaaataccTAAAATCATTCTAACTCCACCCTAAACCATCCGCTCAACCTGTGTCATCATCACCTATGGGTCCATAGCCATTTATTGACCACTACTTCTTGTCACTCCCACTTACAGAACTTAGAGTAATGGCTTGGTGATAGCAACATGCCTATATTAGTCAATGATATAAAACAAATTGTTTCATGTGTTGTGTGGTTGTAATAGTGTCGATGGCCCAGGAAATGGTTTTCATGGGTGATTGAGGGGATGCAAACAAGGTGGGGTCGAGAGTAAGTGCAaatgaatttatgatttttttttaatttattcaataTAATGACATGTGATGTGACATTTGAGTTAGTAGACTTATTCATTAGGTGTGATGCCACATCATCATTTAACTATAATTTGGCTGAAATTTAACACCATGATATATTTGGTATGATTCTAAAAAATTCACtataaatttgttaaatttgaaAGGTCCTAATAGATTTATTAAAAGTGTAAAATTCATGATATGATTAGCAATTtacccttttctaaatagaaatatAATTGATGTAATGTTGCAAGTTCCTTAATAAGCCAAGGAATCAACTCTATCGGAGGTGAACAAATCTCCTTATATTCATGTATTTATTTTGTGCATCAATATTTTCATGTCCACTTTTTGATACtcattttcccttttttttttcctttactcCATTTGTTCCACCTGGCACAATCTTACATCCGTCTTTTTTTTCACTTGATTATCTATTGATTCCTTCCCTTGGTACCTTAGGGAGTATCTTTTTGACTGTATGACCCTGAAGGCTATGAACGTTGAAGAAGCTAGCGGTAAATTGTTTCATCTTTGTTGGTGCTCATGCATTGGAAGGACTGCTTCCTTCCTTTCTTCAATGCACATGTTCCCAACACGTTTGTGGAATAGCCTTTTTTTGCAAACTTGTTTATAAAACACTCTTCATGCTAGCTTCATGCTGTCCTTAAAGCTGGCTTGTGGCTGACTTGTTGCTGCTATTAACAGTCAAGGAAGGTTCATAAAACACTCCCTTGAACCTGAGATGCGAGGGGAAAGGAATCCATAAATTGACCTTCCTGGCCTTTGGGGCTAAGCAATTAATATGAAAAATGCTTCCCAAAGTACGAATGAAGGAATCAATAGATAAGCCTTCCTTGCCTTAGGCAAGGCAGGCTCTTTAGTTTGGCATACAGTTACTACTAGCAATTTTCTTGGCTACAACTGGAGAAGGAATCTGAGAACACATTTTCAACAATTTCATGAGTGGCTCCTCAAGGAAACCACTACCTCTATCAACCTGGGAGGGATTTCAAAACCCTCTATAATCATAATTCACTCTAGTTCTGCCATTCAGTTTCCATTTACTTATTATCAGCATGCTTCATAAAGTTCTAGATGTTGGACGTTACCTCATTGCAGCAGGCACTATCCTTCTTTATGTCTTCTTGATTTTTAGCCTCTGCCATAGTGTGAACCTCCAATTGATGAAATTATTTCAATGCCAGCAATACTGTTAGTCAATGTTTAGCTTCCTAATCTAGTGTCATTAACAGGTCACTGGGAGAAGGGATAGAGCTAGACCATTGCCGTTTCAGTTGGAATCTAGTGGTCCTTGGGGCTATGCTGGTTCAGATAACGGGAACCCACGCATCACTGCTAAGTTTGTTGCTCCTTGCTATGCTATGAACAAGTGAGTGGTAGGGAAGTTCAGTTTCCTGAATTTTTTAGTTCCATTTCTAAATTTGGCTAGACATTGGATCTCTTTTTCTGTTAGACCTGTGAATGAGCATAGATGACTGTGTCTAATTGACTTTGTCTATTCTACATATCATGCCTAATGTTCTACATATTCAGCCCATGTTCTTAGTTATTATTTCCTATGAAGAGCACTCTTATCTAAAAGCTAGTACCAAGTAAGGGAATTTCATCTCCCCAAAAGAAATTTAGTGGGTTTCTAGTTTCTCTTTTAGGTTAGTTCATGCTTAAGTATAACAAGTATAATAATGAGCACAAATAGGTTTTGTGATTCAACACTAATAGAATGTCCAAGGTTGATCTATGTGCAGGTGATTGATATTTAAAAGTCTTGTGAGGTGAATATAAGAACAATATAAGAATGATGCAATGTTCCTGTatgaccgttagattcgatagagggggggggggtgaatattgattcgaaaacacaagagtttaagcgcagcggaaaaagataaagtagacacaaatatttttacttcgttcggagcctgtgacgactcctactcgaaggcccgtggtccttgaccactttcgttgggcaatcactagcagatcgaaatatgattacagaaaaagtacaggagatgctagtaataataaagcaataccgacaaaaagaaaattaagcaaaaaccgaaagagcacttttgtcggagcgttgttggcgtcgcacttgaaTGTCGAGCAAGATCGTGAGAAGAGTTCTCGATCAAAGTTGATTCAAGCTCCtgcggggcttcttttatatcttgttcagcgctggatcccttccggcgccGGAGGTCCGAACTGcccaaatcaagatgctccacgtagtgACGAGGTGTccggataaaattcgccttccggcgCCCGCCCCTtccggcgcccggaccaccttgttcgagAAGACTCCTTTTCCTTgtttgcaaaacaaggttagtccgagcaaatatatatcctgaaacaaattgttagcacagttaaagttcgacaggtagataaagagagtatgacttagattcgtcttccgagaccggaatctagttacgatctcgacttagacatccgaaatggatctaagccggatcgacgcctaatgtcccttcccgaacgcgtcctcatagtcactcctctcaggtgacttacctcacttaccgccagacggccagcccgtcgaccgtctggacttctcgccaagcgtcggcccgtcgacccgcttggacttcttgccgaTTATCCGGTCACTCGTCGACCTAGGaacaagcgtccggtcagcccgtcgaccgcttggacttctcgccagctatccggcccgtcgacctaggtggacttttcctgcacacgaTCAAAGTGTCGACAacaacaactaacttaacctatttgtcattcatcaaaactggttagaccgttagtgctacccgcaccaacaatctcccttttgatggaatgacaatttagttagtgaaagcatatgcataaaacaacatgcatttgtgtggttttaaagtcagtcaggttttcaaattggtttagctaacttaaccacctaaccctcctccccctttggcattcatcaaaaaaaacaagggtaaacaatcatagtgtagagttactgaataacacttaaacaatcatagttcagaatttaaggacaaaagtacaatttttcaatccaagaaaagatcaagttgacttgggggagtataaagttttgaaaacttgaataaagcagtagtttttagcttttagaaaaatttcaagatttaaatttacaaacataagtgtataaggtctaaatttcaagatttaaatattcaaaacaagtttcaactttgaaacgctttttcaaacataagttttcaaaaccaaaaattccaaaactaagtttgaaaaacctattttttttttttttttttaaaactaattgaaatttacttttcaacactaagtttgtaaaagattcaattttcaaaatcaaggaaaatg contains:
- the LOC121998254 gene encoding pheophorbide a oxygenase, chloroplastic-like is translated as MQFTNQMASLLLSFSPCNSDSLVWRPSLSQSPTISSAYKPSSVHRRRGCSRRSPPRLLVANPSSPVAPSPAVDDNHDAEEASSSTRSEPAFSWRDHWYPVSLIEDLDPRVPTPFQLLNRDLVIWKDPNSGNWVALDDRCPHRLAPLSEGRIDESGYLQCSYHGWSFDGSGACSRIPQAASEGPEARAVRSPRACAIKFPTLVSQGLLFVWPDEKGWEKATATQPPMLPAEFDDPNFSTVTIQRDLFYGYDTLMENVSDPSHIEFAHHKVTGRRDRARPLPFQLESSGPWGYAGSDNGNPRITAKFVAPCYAMNKIEIKTKLPVLGDQNWVIWICSFNIPMAPGKTRSIVCSARNFFQFTMPGPSWWQLVPRWYEHWTSNKVYDGDMIVLQGQEKIFLSEMSTSSIDVNQQYTKITFTPTQADRLVLAFRNWLRRHGNGQPDWFGHANQHALPSTVLSKHEMLDRFEQHTLKCSSCKGAYEAFQVWQKLFLASTVIFCAVAGIPSEISFRLLLAGAAIASAALAYALNQLQKNFVFVDYVHSKID